The Candidatus Peribacteria bacterium region AAAGCATTACCTACCGCATGAAGCCGGTGCACATGACGGGTAGAGCGGAAAAGGCATGACCTACCTGTCCGCTTCGTACAGCTTTCCTGTCCTCTCGGTGACCACGATACGGAATAGCGTGGATTGCCTGTTGTTCACAGGCAGGGGGGTTGCTTTCTCTGTGAAGGAATAGTGAGGCACTGCAATGCCGACGTTTTCCTGCATAGCGCCCAATCGGTTTGTCAGGAGTTCGACAATCATGGATGCTTCCACTTCATCCAGTGTTTCAAAGGAGAATTCCTCAAAATGTCCCCAGCATATTACACTTCTCCACTCCTTTTCCTTTTGCTGCTGCACCTGAAAGCAAACAAGCGGATTCCGTCGGAGAATATCGGTTTTCTTCCCCTCCGTTGTCTGTCCATACAGCACATTCTCATGAAAAACGTATGCAAGAGGAATGATGTACGGTTTCCCGTTGTCACTGCAGGCAAGATGTCCGTAGATTTCTGACTCCAGCAGCGTGTTCATGTCGGCGTCTGACAGCATTCGTTCCATATGCACAGTATACCTCATATCATGCCCATTGCCTGCTCAATTTGCCTGGCCATTGTTCCTGGATGCGGTACGCGCGTGATCGCAGTCGCAGATTCAAACTGGAGCGTGCCGTAGTTCAGGACATATTGCAGGAAATTCTGTTTGTGCGATTCCACTGTCTTCATTTTTTCAAAACTGATTTCCAGCATCTCCTCACGCCATAACAGGCTTTCACGGATGGAGATGACCCGTTTGTTTGTCACGATAATATATGCCTGTGATTCAGCCAGCAGAAAC contains the following coding sequences:
- a CDS encoding pyridoxamine 5'-phosphate oxidase family protein, with amino-acid sequence MERMLSDADMNTLLESEIYGHLACSDNGKPYIIPLAYVFHENVLYGQTTEGKKTDILRRNPLVCFQVQQQKEKEWRSVICWGHFEEFSFETLDEVEASMIVELLTNRLGAMQENVGIAVPHYSFTEKATPLPVNNRQSTLFRIVVTERTGKLYEADR